The genomic DNA TCGAGCCTCGCTAGAACTTCAATCGATCAGTCGTGATGCCGGATCGGTGTCCGAGCGGTCGGGTAAAGCCCCTTAGCGTGTTGATCGTGTTGCCGTTCTAGCGATGTGTTCGAAACTGAATACGAACCTAGGATAAGAATTCGTGATATCAAGCCATTTCCTTATAAAGTTGTCTTTATTTCTCTTTCTAAGACTTTCTTTACAAATCCGCCTCCAGACCGGCGGGGGTCGACCTGCGAAACTCGCCCGGTGGAAAGCCACGAAGCAGTCGAGCGGTCACAGATCCGCTGACGTTCGAGCGAGCGAGACGGAGCCTTTCACACCGCCGCAAGCGCCCAAACCGAGGCGACCATGCGACCGCCCCGATCAGTCACGTCGGGGATGCGGTGGCGGACCGGCCTTGGTTCGCTTTATGCTAGTCCGGTGGCGGCATGGGCGAGATCTGCGCATCCCACAAGCCTGCCCTCCTTCGAAACCACGACTCCAAATCCAACACCTGACCCGACCATCATGGACCTTTTAAGAATCATCCTATCAATCATCCTCCCGCCCGTGGGCGTATTCCTCCAAGTCGGCATCGGCTTCCACTTCTGGCTGAATATCCTGCTAACCATTCTCGGCTACATCCCGGGCATCGTGCACGCCGTCTACATCATCGCGAAGAAATAGCGGCCGAGACGGTAGCCGCTCTCCCGCTGCTTTTGCTGGCCAGTTTCCCCTCCGCCCGACGCAGCTCGCCGCTCGAGCCTAGGCAATGAAGAAGGCGGCCCCTCCTCAAAGACCGCCTTCAATTTGTGGACCTCC from Pelagicoccus sp. SDUM812003 includes the following:
- a CDS encoding YqaE/Pmp3 family membrane protein, with product MDLLRIILSIILPPVGVFLQVGIGFHFWLNILLTILGYIPGIVHAVYIIAKK